A portion of the Lysinibacillus timonensis genome contains these proteins:
- the adh gene encoding aldehyde dehydrogenase produces the protein MAYAFPNTEGAIVNFKEKYDNYIGGQWTPPVNGEYFDNVTPVTGKVFTKVARSTAEDIELALDAAYAAKESWGKTSPSERANILNKIADRIEENLEKLAVAETWENGKAVRETLNADLPLAIDHFRYFAGAIRAQEGGVSQIDNDTVAYHFHEPIGVVGQIIPWNFPLLMAVWKLAPALAAGNCVVLKPAEQTPSSILVLMELIEDLLPPGVVNIVNGFGLEAGKPLASNPRIGKIAFTGETTTGRLIMQYASQNLIPVTLELGGKSPNIFFEDIFEEDDEFLDKAIEGFVLFALNQGEVCTCPSRALIQESIYEKFMERALKRVEAIKTGNPLDPTVMMGAQASSEQMEKILSYLDIGKQEGAECLVGGERNQLDEELKDGYYIKPTVFKGDNKMRIFQEEIFGPVVAVTTFKTKEEALEIANDTLYGLGAGVWTRDINTAYRFGRGIEAGRVWTNCYHAYPAHAAFGGYKMSGVGRENHKMMLEHYQQTKNLLISYSPNKLGFF, from the coding sequence ATGGCTTATGCATTTCCAAACACAGAAGGCGCAATTGTAAACTTCAAAGAAAAGTATGACAATTATATTGGAGGACAGTGGACACCACCTGTAAATGGGGAATACTTTGATAATGTTACACCTGTAACTGGTAAAGTATTTACAAAAGTAGCGCGTTCTACAGCAGAAGATATTGAACTTGCGCTAGATGCGGCATACGCGGCGAAAGAATCTTGGGGAAAAACTTCACCAAGTGAGCGAGCAAATATCCTCAATAAGATTGCAGACCGTATTGAAGAAAATTTAGAAAAGCTAGCAGTTGCTGAAACTTGGGAAAATGGTAAAGCTGTTCGAGAGACTTTAAATGCAGATCTACCATTAGCAATTGACCATTTCCGTTATTTTGCGGGCGCAATTCGTGCACAAGAAGGTGGCGTTAGCCAAATTGATAATGATACTGTTGCTTATCATTTCCACGAACCAATTGGTGTTGTTGGACAAATTATCCCTTGGAACTTCCCATTACTTATGGCGGTTTGGAAATTAGCTCCGGCATTAGCTGCAGGAAACTGTGTAGTGTTAAAACCAGCCGAACAGACACCTTCATCCATTTTAGTATTAATGGAGTTAATTGAAGACTTACTACCACCAGGTGTTGTGAATATTGTAAACGGATTTGGTTTGGAAGCTGGAAAACCACTTGCTTCAAACCCACGTATTGGAAAAATTGCCTTCACGGGTGAGACAACTACTGGTCGTTTAATTATGCAATATGCGTCTCAAAATCTTATCCCTGTAACGTTAGAATTAGGCGGAAAATCACCAAACATTTTCTTTGAAGATATTTTTGAGGAAGATGATGAATTTTTAGATAAAGCAATTGAAGGCTTTGTATTATTTGCCTTAAACCAAGGAGAAGTGTGTACTTGTCCATCTCGTGCATTAATCCAAGAATCGATTTACGAAAAGTTTATGGAACGCGCTCTTAAACGTGTGGAGGCCATTAAGACGGGTAACCCACTTGATCCAACTGTGATGATGGGTGCACAAGCATCTTCTGAACAAATGGAGAAAATTTTATCGTATTTAGATATTGGAAAACAAGAAGGTGCAGAGTGCCTAGTTGGTGGTGAACGCAACCAATTAGATGAAGAGCTAAAAGATGGCTACTACATTAAGCCAACTGTATTTAAAGGCGACAACAAAATGCGCATTTTCCAAGAAGAAATTTTCGGTCCAGTTGTAGCGGTTACAACATTCAAAACAAAAGAAGAAGCTCTTGAAATAGCTAACGATACGTTATACGGTCTAGGTGCGGGTGTTTGGACACGTGACATCAACACTGCATATCGTTTTGGTCGTGGCATTGAAGCTGGACGCGTATGGACAAATTGCTACCACGCTTACCCTGCGCACGCTGCGTTCGGAGGTTATAAAATGTCAGGTGTTGGTCGTGAAAACCACAAAATGATGTTAGAACACTATCAACAAACGAAAAATTTATTAATTAGCTACAGCCCAAATAAATTAGGATTCTTCTAA
- the rluF gene encoding 23S rRNA pseudouridine(2604) synthase RluF, whose protein sequence is MRINKYLSETGIVSRRGADKLIEEGKVTINGQLATVGSQVEDGDTVCVDGKPVKKEEQLVYIVLNKPVGITSTTERHVKGNVVDFVGHSKRIFHIGRLDKDSEGLLLLTNDGDIVNEILRAENHHEKEYVVQVDKPITESFIKRMSSGVEILDTKTLPCKVEKVSSHVFKIILEQGLNRQIRRMCSALGYSVRRLQRIRIMNIHLGNLKIGQWRDLTEKERTELFNLLNYTPKQQ, encoded by the coding sequence ATGAGAATCAATAAATATTTAAGCGAAACAGGAATTGTTTCAAGAAGAGGCGCAGATAAATTAATCGAAGAAGGAAAAGTAACCATTAACGGACAACTTGCAACAGTTGGAAGCCAAGTTGAAGATGGTGATACGGTTTGTGTAGATGGAAAACCAGTTAAAAAAGAAGAACAACTTGTTTACATTGTGTTAAATAAACCCGTTGGCATTACCAGTACAACAGAAAGGCATGTAAAAGGAAACGTTGTTGATTTTGTTGGACATTCGAAACGAATCTTTCACATTGGTAGACTGGATAAAGATTCTGAAGGGCTATTGTTACTCACAAATGATGGTGATATTGTGAACGAAATTTTACGTGCAGAGAATCATCACGAAAAAGAATATGTTGTACAAGTTGATAAGCCGATTACCGAATCATTTATAAAACGAATGTCTTCCGGTGTTGAAATTTTAGATACTAAAACTTTACCTTGTAAGGTGGAAAAAGTCTCATCACATGTGTTCAAAATAATCTTAGAGCAAGGTCTTAATAGGCAAATTCGTCGTATGTGTTCTGCATTGGGATACTCTGTTAGACGACTGCAAAGAATTCGTATTATGAACATCCATCTCGGCAACTTAAAAATTGGCCAATGGAGAGATTTAACGGAAAAAGAACGGACTGAGTTATTTAATTTACTAAATTACACTCCCAAACAACAATAA